A single region of the Glycine max cultivar Williams 82 chromosome 20, Glycine_max_v4.0, whole genome shotgun sequence genome encodes:
- the LOC121174380 gene encoding pyridoxal phosphate homeostasis protein-like translates to MVAYVYLPLISWEDSCQTVTTISGGVLNLAMVESVDNQKVANHLDHMVSTLGRNPLKVLVQVNTSGEECKFSLKL, encoded by the exons ATGGTGGCTTACGTGTACTTGCCATTAATATCCTGGGAGGATTCTTGCCAAACCGTGACAACAATATCAG GTGGAGTTCTAAATCTGGCCATGGTTGAGAGTGTGGACAATCAGAAG GTAGCAAATCATCTTGACCATATGGTATCAACCCTTGGAAGAAATCCTCTGAAGGTTTTGGTGCAAGTAAATACGAGTGGAGAAGAATGTAAGTTCAGCTTAAAATTATAA